The DNA segment CAAGGAGCCGCCCATCTGTCTCTGCCACGAATTTCACTAATTTGCACGAATCGAGCTTCTGCCTTCGTGTCAATTCGTGCAATTCGTGGCAAAAATCCGCCAACCTCGCTCGCCCGGAAGTCATTTGGTTGGCCGCCCGATTGATGCTATACTCTCGCTTCGGTGTCCCCACGCAGCCGGCAACGGTCATGGTGGACAAACGTCATTCTGCCCATGGTGATGTCACCTTGAACGAACCATCACGTCCAACTTTTTCATGGCGCTCGCGCGAGATGCTCAGCGGGTTGTTCATGTTCACGGCGCTGCTCTTCCTGGCCTTCGCGGCCGGCTTCGGCGCGCACTGGCTGCTGACACGCGCGTCCGGGACAGCCAGTGACGCGCCAGGTTCGGTGACGATCCTCACCGATGCCCAGCGCCTGCTGCGCGACAATTTTCTGGGCCAGCCGCCGGCCGAGACCACGCAGGTGTACGGGGCCATCCGCGGCCTGGTGGAGACCTATCAAGATCCGTACACCGTTTTCATCGAGCCGCAGCCGCGGGCACGGGAAAAAGATCAACTGCGCGGGCGCTTTGGCGGCATCGGTGCGTACGTGGCAGTCAGCACCACCGGCCAGGTCTTTCTAACCCCCATGCCGGGACGACCGGCCGAGAAGGCGGGCATCCAGGCCAACGACGAGCTGCTGGCCGTGGACGGCAAGAGCGTCAGCGGCAAAAATCGTGACGAAGTGGTGGACATGGTGCGCGGCGAGGTCGGCACCCAAACGACGCTGCGCATCGGGCGCGTCGGCGCCGACCAGCCGTTTGACCTCGTCGTCACGCGTGAAGAGATCGAAAACCCGTCTGTGGAGTGGCGCTTGTTGGAAAATGACCCCCGCACCGGCTACGTGGCGCTGCACATCTTTGGTGAACGCAGCGTGCAGGAACTGAAAGACGCGATCAACGACCTGCGCGGGCAGGGCGCGCAGCGCCTGATCCTGGATCTGCGACACAACCCCGGCGGCCTGCTGGAGACGGCCGTAGATGTCGCCAGCCAGTTCCTCGCCAGTGGACGTGTGCTCAATGAACGGCACGCGGACAGCGAGACGACGTACGATGTGCGCGGCGCTGGCGTGGCGCGGGATCTGCCCCTGGTCGTCCTGACTGATGAGGGCACCGCCAGCGCCGCTGAAATTGTGGCCGGCGCCCTGCAAGACGCCAAACGCGCGCCGATCATCGGGGCCAAGACCTTTGGCAAAGGCTCGGTGCAGCTCGTGTTCGATCTGCGCGATGGTTCATCCCTGCACGTGACGACCGCACGCTGGTTCACACCGGCCTATCAGCAGATTGACGGCAAGGGCCTGACGCCCGACGTGCCGGTGGTCACTGGTGACGCGGCAGCCGGCGGCGATCCGGTTCTGGACGCTGCGCTGGCCTGGTTCGATAAACCATGAGACTGAGGCTTGGGCGACTGCAAGTCGCTGCAACCATGACGAAGTCCACCGGCGTGGACTGGCGAGGAATCTGGCAATGACTTCATCTAACTTCACACGCTGGTTGCTGGCCGGCTGCCTGGTTGTGGCGCTAACCACCACTGCCTTTATGGCCGGGCTGGCCACCGGCTTTGGGCTGGGGCGCTGGACTGCGCCCGCGGTCGTGGTTGCCCCCGCCGCGCCGCAGGAGTCACCGGCAGCCGTCGTCGAGGCGCCGCGCGTCACCGCGATTCCCGCGGCCACCCAGGCGCCGCCCGCCATGCTCCCCACCCCCAGACCAGCCCCCTCGGCCACACCGCAACGGGCGCCGCAACCGGCGGGCACGATCACCGCGCAGGACAAGGAACTCAAGCTGTTCTGGGAGGCCATGACCCTGTTACAGGATGGCTTCTACGGCGACGTGCCCAGCGGCCAGAATCTGCAATATGCGGCCATTCGAGGCGTGGTCAGCAGCCTGGACGATCGTTTTACCAGCTTCATGACGGCTGACGAGGCGCAACGCTTCGAGGACTCCCTGGATGGCAGCTTCGAGGGCATCGGCGCGCAGGTTGACAAGACCGAGGACGACAAAGGCGCACGCATCGTCGAAGTCTACCCTGGTTTTCCGGCGGCCACGGCCGGGGTGCGGCGCAATGACATCATCACTGCGGTGGACGGCCAGGATATCGGTCCCCTCAGCCTGACCGAGATCATCTCGCACATTCGCGGGCCACGCGGCACCACCGTCATCCTGACCATCCGCCGCGAGGGCGAGGACGCACCGCTGGAGATCAGCGTGACGCGGGCGCGCATCGAGATTCCTGTGGTGGAATCGAAGATGTTGGCAGGCAACATCGGTTATGTCAAACTACAGGAGTTCAGCCGGCCAGCGCCGGAGCGTCTGAAGACGGCGCTGAAGGAGCTGCTCGATCAGGAGCCGGTGGGCCTGATCCTGGACCTGCGCGGCAATCCCGGCGGCCTGCTCGATGTCGCGGTGGAGGTTGGCAGTCAGTTTGTGGCCGCAGGCGACATCCTGATCGAACGGAAGAAGGATGGCAGCGAGGAGCACTTCAGCGTGCGCACCGGCGGCTTGGCTATCGGAGTTCCGCTGGCGGTGCTGGTCAATGAAGGTTCGGCCAGCGCCAGCGAGATCGTGGCCGGCGCGATTCAGGACGCCGGGCGCGGGCCGTTGGTGGGAACCAAGACCTTTGGCAAAGGCTCCGTGCAACTGCCGCAGACCTTGAGTGATGGCTCCATGCTGCGCGTCACCATCGCCCACTGGTTCACCCCCAAAGGCCGCGGCATCCACGGCACTGGCCTGGAGCCAGACATCCCCATCGAACTGAGCGAACAGGATCGCAGCGCCGGCCGCGACCCGCAGTTGGACAGGGCCGTCGAATACCTGCGCGCGCAATAGTGAGTAAGGGGAGAAATTGGTGACGAAGAACGAAGATCAACGCAACCGCACGCTGGCGACCAATCGCAAGGCGCACCACGATTATTCGATCGAAGAGACCTACGAGGTGGGTTTGGCCCTGGTCGGCACGGAGATCAAGTCGCTGCGCGCTGGGCAGTGCAATCTGAAAGATGGCTATGCGGTCATTCGCCAGGGCGAAATCTGGATGCTGAACGTTCACATTTCACCCTGGGCGGGCGGCAACCGTGAGAACCATGACCCGCTGCGCGAACGCAAGTTGTTGCTGCATCGGCGCGAGATCAACAAGCTGGCGAGTCGCGTGGCCGAACGGGGCTGGACACTGGTACCTCTGCGTATTTATCTCAAAAGCAACCGGGCCAAAGTGGAATTGGGCCTGGTGCGCGGTAAGAAGCAGTACGACAAACGGGAGGCGATTGCCAAACGCGACAGCGACCGCGATGTGGAGCGCGGGGTCAAAGACTATCAGCAGGAATAGGCGTGCTCAAGGCCTCTCGCTGCGCTCGGCCGACGCGGGCGGTGGTGGTTTTTCTCCTTGCTCACCCAGCGCCAACCGTTGGATGCGCGCGGCCAGGTCTGGCGGCGGAGGCGCTTGCTCGGTAGTCGGCACAGCAGCGGGCGGGTGCGCGGGCTTGGCGGTCGTGGCCGCGGACGGCGCGGGCGCTGCGCTGACCGCGGCGGGCGCACGCGCGGCCTCTTGCGCCAGTTTTGCCAGGCGCTGACGGCCGCGTGCGATGCGCTGCTGCAACGCACGTTCTTCGGCCTGCAGCTCAGCTGCTGACTGGCGCAGTCGGGTGACGTGCCGACCAAGTTCCTGCGCCAGGGTCTGCATCTGCGTACACTCGGCCTGCAAGGACTCGGCTTCCACGGAATTGCCCGCGCGCGTCGCGGCGTCCAGGCGCTGCTGCACCTCAGCCACACGCGCCTGGGCCTGCTGCCAGGCTGTTGCCGCCTCTTGCTGGCGGGCGTTGGTGTCAACCCACAGTTCTTGTTGCTGTGCCAGCCGCGCCTGCGCCACCTCAATGTCGGTCGCCAGGCGATCTTCCTCTGGCACGTGCGTGTCGCGGTCGAGTAAGTGATGAAAGACGGCACGAATGCCGCTTGTGATTCGGTCTCGTAGCCTCATGGTTTCCCTCTCAGTGGGTAGTCAGCAGGCGATCCACGGCTTCGGCCAGGCTGGCCATGTTGTTGACCTCGAACACGGCGCTGCAGAAGGGCAGGTAGCGCAGCATGTCGCTGTCACCGCTGCCCCACAGCAACGACGATTCAGGCGTCAGCCAAACCAGCCGCCGCGACCGCCGCTTGATGTCGCCGAAAGCCTCAAGTTCAGGGTTGTTGTAGTTGTTGCGCCCATCGCCCACGATGATGACCGTGGTGCGGTGGTCAATGGCATCCAGGAAGTCGCGCTGGAAGTGCAGCAGGCTTTGGCCCAGGTCGGTGTTGTAGGAGCCGGGCTGCAAACGATTCAGCACATGCTCAATCGCCACGTCAGGGCGGAACTCCGTGAAGTCGGCCGTGATCTCTTGAATGTCATCAATGAAGGCAAAGGAGCGCGCCTGCGCCACCTGGTCTTGCAGGTCATACATCAGGCGCAGCATGAACTCAACCACGGAGCGCATGGAGGTTGAGACATCGCAGATGAGCAGAATCTTCGGCTTGATCTGGCGCCGGCGGTATTTCAACTCCAACGGCACCCCGCCATACTTCAGATTGGTGCGCAGCGTGCGTTTGACATCCAACTGACCGACCCGGCCGCGCCGCTGGCGCAGGGCGGCCCGGCTGCGCAACTGCGCGGCCAGGCGCTGCACCTGCTTGCGCAGTTCATCCGCTTCGCGCTCGCTGAGCGATTGAAAGGGGCGCTGTAAGAGATCGTCGTTGCGCTGCGCCTCCCGCGGCTCATTGAGCGCATTGCGCACAATGCTGGCACCCACATGTTGACTGACCTGCTGGCGCAGCGCGTCCTGGTTGGCCTGCACCAACTGGCGCAGACGATCCAGGGAACGCTTAGTCATGCCCATCCGATCCAGCAGCTCCCACAGTTCCTTGAGCGCCTTTTTCACCTCATCATGCCCCGCGGCGCGCAGCAGTCGGCTGGTCAGCCAGGGCTGTTGATACGGGTGCGTGGCATGGTTCAGCCCGACCATCTGGCCCAACTCCTCCAGTTCTGCTTGCGTCAGCGATTCCCCGCGCAGCAGGCGCTCCAGTTGCTGGCGCACGTTGCCGGTGAACTGACGGATGGCCTGGGCCAGGCGCTGCAAATCGGCATTTGACAAGTCCTGGGTGGCGTCCAGCAGCGGCGGCCCGCCCAGGCCAAAAAATTGTGGGAACAGCCGCTCGAACGTCGCCAGGTCCTGAGGCTCTTTGACGAGCGTGGCCCGCAGCGCGATGCGAAAGCGGTCACGATCCTGGACGCCCAGGGTTTCCACAGCGCGAAAGGCATCGGCGCTCTCCGCCACGGAGATACGCACGCCGGACGTGCGCAAGCCGGCGATGAATTCCACCATGCGTTCTTCCATCTAAAATCCCTCTAACTAATCCCTCTAACTAATCCCTCTAACTAATCCCTCTAACTAATCCCTCTAACTAATCCCTCTAACTAATCCCTCTAACTAATCCCTCCGAACCAACGGGCCTAGTTGTCCCACCCTTGCCGGCGCTTGCCCGATGGACGCGGCTGGAAGTCAGTGCTGCTGGCGCTGCTGGGCAACCCGCGCTGCACCCGCAGCACATCGGCTTCGTGTTTGAGCAGCACCGTCAGCGTGCTGTCCAACATTTTTTGATCAATGTGCTTGGCGTTGAGCGTGACCAGGGCTTTGGCCCAATCGAGTGTCTCGCTGATGCTCGGGCGTTTCTTGAGGTCCATCTGGCGCATCTGCTGCACCATGTCCACGGCCTGGCGAGCCAACTGCGGCGCCAGGTCAGGCACTTTCAAGCGCACAATGGCCAGCTCATTTTCCAGGTCGGGGTAGCTGAGGAAGAGGTAGAGACAACGCCGCTTGAGCGCCTCGCTCAGTTCGCGCGTGTTATTGCTGGTCAACACCACCATCGGTTGATGCACTGCGGTCACCGTGCCCAGTTCTGGCACGCTGACCTGGAAATCGCTCAGCACTTCGAGCAGAAACGCCTCGAAGGCCGCGTCGGCGCGATCAATTTCATCAATCAGTAGCACAACCGGTTCCTGCGAGGTGAGCGCCAACAGGAGCGGGCGCGGCAGCAGGAAGCGTTCCGAGAAGAAGACGTCATCTTCCAGGGCCAGGCGGTCGGCGGCCTCGACCAGAGTCTGGGCGTCGGCCAGCAGATTGGACAGCTTGTCGCGCAGGAGTTGCGTGTAGAGCATCTGCTTGGCGTATTCCCACTCGTACAGGGCCTTGGTTTCATCCAGGCCCTCGTAGCATTGCAGGCGGATCAAGCGGCGTCCGCTGGCAGCAGCCCAGGCTTTAGCCAATTCGGTCTTGCCGACGCCGGCCGGGCCTTCGGCCAGCACCGGTTTGCCCAACTGCTCGGCAAGATAGAGCACCGTGGCAATGGCATCCGATGCGATGTAACGTTGCTCACTCAACTGAGCACGGGCTGCGGTCGGATCTTTGAACATGAATTCCTCGTGGATAGTTTAGGTTTGGGGGCGTTTGGGTCAAGAGCCGGCAGATATCGGGTCAATGACAGGCGCCAGATCGGGGCGCAAGGCCATGATTTGCGTGCGCAATTGGGCCGCGCGGCGGCGCAGGTCATCGGCCTGCGCCGCGTCGGTCTGCTCCACGCGGCGCAGGCGCGTCTTGATGAAGGCCAGGTCAACCAATTGGCGCTGAAACAACGCAACACGCCGCGGCGCGCCGGCCCGCCACAGCGGCAGCATAGCCAGGCGACGCACGGCGCGGGCGCTGAACGTCAGCATGGCCTGATATTCTTGTGGCTGCAGCAAGATGCCGACCTCGTCCGCCAAGCCGTCGCGCAGCCAGCGGCGCTCATTGTCCCATGTCAGGATGACGATCAGAACCAGAAGCCAGAAGCCGCCCCAATCAGCCAGCACGCCGACGAAAAACGGCAGGATGGTGACATCGGCCAACTCAGCGCCCAGGTTGTGCAGCCCGTGAAAGAAAATGGCCGCGGCCAGGCCAAGCACAGGAAACAGCCAGCGGGCGACGCGCCGTCGGCTCAGCGCGGCCAGGCCAAAACCGATCCCGGTACACGCGGTGAAGAAGGCGTGATTGAATCCGAAGACGAAGGCGCGCAGCATGACCACCACGGCCCACCAGCCCCAGCCCTGCTCAGCGAACGCGCCGATGAAATAGAGCACGTTCTCGGTCATGGCGAAGCCGAAACCGATGACGGCCCCGTAGACGATGCCGTCGAGGATGCCGTCGAACTCGCGCGCAGCCCAAGTGGCGACGGCCAGCAAGGCCAGGGCCTTGAGAACCTCCTCCACGATGGGCGCCACCAACGCCGTAGAGGCCGCGCCGCCAATGACGGTCCGATCGAGCATGCGCTGCGAGGCGCTGTCGAAGGTTCCCTCGATCACCAGGGCGGCCACTACGGCCGGCACAGCGCCCCAGAAGAAGACCGTCAACAGCAAGGGCAGAGGCTCACGCTCGTGGCGGTCGGCCCACCAGACGAGCAGGGTATAGAGCACGGTGGGCACCAGGGCGGCGAGCAGGGATGCAGGGATGGCAATCAACATCAGGTTGCGGCCTCAACAGAATGAATCACGGTCTCACCAGGATCAACGCGGCGACAGGAAGATAGGAGCCGAGGGCGGTGGTCAACAGGCACGCATGGCGACCGACGCCGAGATCAGGCCGGCGGTTCGAAGCCGGTCAGGCGCTTATTCCATTTGGCGTAGGTGCTGGCAAAATGGGGCCACAGCCCGCTCAATGCGCCCAGGGCCTGCGCCTGGCTGAGGCTGTGCAGAAAACTGGCGCGCTCATCGGCGAACGGCGGCATGAGAAGGTAGCCATGGCCGATTTCGCCCAGGCTGTGCGCATCACTGCCGGCCGTGATGAGTTTGCCATAGCGCCGCGCCAGCGCCAGCGCTGCGTCGTTGTCGTCACGGTAGAGGCAGCGGGCATTGAAGACCTCGATGGCGTCTACCTGATCAATGAAGCGCCGTGCGTTCGCTTCGCCCAGCGCGGAGCGGCGAAACGAGTCGGCCGGATGCGGGATGCTAATCACGGCGCCCTGTTCGCGCAGGCGGGCCAAGGTCTCCTCAGGCGACAAGCCCTTGGGTACTTCCTCCTGCACGAAGTAGGCGATGAATTCGCCGGCGCTGCTCTTGACCTCTTCGCCAATGATGATCAGATCGGGCGCCAGGCGCTTGAGGTAACGGGCGCCCTCTACGTTGTTGTGCTCGGTGATAGCCAGCTTGTCAAGGCCGCGCACCCGTGCGGTCTCGATGATGGCACGCGGGTTCATCAGGCAATCGCGTGAAAACCAGCTATGACAGTGCAGATCAACCTTCCACAGTTCGGGCATACGCTCCATCCATTCTACGCTTCATCCATTCTACGTGTGTTGCGATTCTGGCGTGAGTATACAGCAAACGGGGCAGAAAGTCCAACACTTTACCGGTAACGCATACGCAACCTTTGCTGGCGCCGGACGTCCTTGTTCTTGCATATCCAGGCAGAGGATGCTCAGACATCCCGACTTGGTAAGGTTGACTGCGGTTGTCTGGCCGCAGTCAGCCCACACTAAGCGCCGCAGGATGCTTGCAGCATGGGTGAGCATCACACGTTTGGGGACATGACCGGCCCGCGACGCTGCGAGCGGGACGCCTGCACTCCCACAAACCCGTGACGCTCTCAGCAGGGTCTCTTGTCACGCAGCCAATCGCCTGTTATAATGAGGGTGCCCGATGATTGCCGCACAGTTCTCCCCGCTTGGAAGCCTATGACGCCCATAACTACTCCCTCCCACACGAATATCCTGGCCAGACTCAGCCGCGTGGCGCGCGAAAGCGGTACGGTGGCGCTTTGGCGCGAGGCATTGCCGTGGCTGTGCCAGGTGTGCGGCGCCCAGGGCGGCTCGATGGTGTTGGAGCGCCCGCCCACCCGTTTCCGTCATGGGGTGATCCCGCTCGCTACCGGTCTGCTGATTGACGCCTGGGAAGACACCGTCCTGACGGCGAGCCATTGGGTACCCAGCGCCGATCAATCCTTGTCCACACCCACACCGTTGGAGCCGATGACCACCGCCGGCATTCCCATGCTGCAAATACTGCTTGAGGATGGCCCGGTGATCCAGGGTGGCTTGAGCCTTGTCTACGGCAGCCTGGCAGAGATGAACGGGCCGCTGGCGGATACGGCGAGTGCCCTGGCCGGCACCGTCGGTCAACTGGCGGCGCTATCGGCCGAGCTCCAGTCATCGCAGCGGCGCTTGACGCAGCTCAACCTCCTGCAAGAAGTGGGCCAGTCTATCGCCTCGTCGCTGGACCTGGCCGACGTGCTGCGCGAAACCACCAACCTGGCCGCCAGTATGCTCGACGCCGAGGGTGCGGCGCTGCTGTTGATAGATGAAGATCAACAGGAGTTGATCTTCGCGGTGCCGGTAGGCGAAAAAGAGCACGAACTACGCCAACAGCGTATGAACATCAACGAAGGCGTGGCCGGCTGGACGCTGCGCCGCGGCCAGGCGGTCATCGTCAACGATGTGCGCAACGATCCCCGTTTCACCAAGTCGGTTGACCAGGCTACCGGTTTTCTGACACGCTCGATTCTGTGTGTACCACTACAGGCCAATGCGCGCATCGTCGGTGTGCTCGAAGTGGTCAACAAGCGCAACAATCAGCCCTTCACCCAGGAAGACCAGGAATGGGTGAGCGCGCTGGCCACGCAGGCGGCGGTAGCCGTGGCCAATGCCCAACTCTTCGCACGTGAGCAGCAACGCGTGAGCGAGCTGACCGCCTTGAACCAGGTTGCCGCCACCCTCAGCCAATCGCTCGACCTGGACAAGATGCTGGAAGCGGCGCTGACCAATGTGCTGACCGTGGTGCGCGCCGACGCAGGCAGCATTGCCCTGCTGGACAGCAGCGGCAAAAACCTGGACCTGCGCACGGTGTATGGCTTCGACCGGAATCTGCAGATGTTGCCCCGCAAAGTTGCCGTCGGCTCGGGTTTGCAGGGAAGCGTGGCGGCCAGCGGCGAGATGGTTGTCGTCCATGACCTGGCGGCTGATGCCCGTGTCGGCGAGGAATCGAAGGAAATTCTGGCCCGCACCGGTTTGCGCGGGGCGGCCATTCTGCCTGTTCGTTCGCGCGGGCGGGTGCGTGGCGTGCTGTCGGTCATGGTGCGGCGCACGCGCCATTTCAGCGCCGAAGAATTGGCCCTGCTGACCTCCATCAGTCAGCAGATCGGTGTGGCGGTGGACAATGCCAACCTGTACACCGACCTGCGGGAGGAGCGTGACCGCATCATTGCGGTTCACGAGAAGGTGCGTCACGAGCTGGTGCGCGACCTGCACGACGGCACGGCCCAGGTGTTGTCGGCGATGATTATGAACATGGAGGTGGTCAAGCGCACGGCCGCCTCACGGCCAGAGCTGTTGCCGCGTGAATTGGCCTATCTGGATGATCTGACACGCCAGGCCAACCGGGAGATTCGCCAGCTCTTGTTTCAGCTACGCCCGGTGATTCTGGAGACCCAGGGCTTGGCTGCCGCGATTGCCGTCTATGCAGAACAACTGCGCCGCCACGAGTCCTATGCCCTGTATCTCGAACTCTCGACCGGCGATTTCAAGCTGACCTCACAGGCCAGCGGCACGGTCTTTGCCATTGTGCAGGAAGCGCTCAACAATATCAAGAAACATGCCCATGCGAGCACTGTTTGGATTCAGGTTTGGGTAGAACGGGATTACTTGCACGTCACGGTGACGGACGATGGCACAGGGATCAACATGGCCGCGATCAATGCACAGTACGATCAGCACGGCAGTTTTGGCCTGCTAAACATACGCGAGCGAGCACGGCTGCTGGATGCCAAGTTGGAGTTCGTCTCACCGCGTCCCGACGCGTGCAACGGGACGCAAATCCAGCTTATCGTGCCGATGGATCGTCTGCTGCATGATAAGGATGAAGGATGAAACGATAGTTCGCCCCAACTGAAGTGCCGGATCGCAGCACCTGTTTTCCCAGCATTTGCGCGTCTGTCGTTTTCGGCAAAGCCGAATACATCCGAATTACCCGCAAGGCAAACGCCTTCGTCCGCTCCGGCAAAACGAATTGATGGTTGTTCCTATTCTTCTAGCGATATGCAGGCGTGCGCCCAGACTCCAATCGTCCTCTACGGGCACGCCTTGTTGGCATTGTCTTGATGAGGGCGCGGAGAATCGCGTTGACGGATTCAGGCGTCGTGAAAACCTCGGAAATATCCGGGTCAAGCATGACTACCACCTGGCTTTTGTCCACCTGCCCCGCGAACCGGTTGGGGCGAGCCTTGCTGTAGTCGAAGTCGTATTCCGGCCGCAGTTCATCGGCGGCGTCTTGGTTGAAATTAGGTGTTGTCGGCATTGACACAGTCGGACTCAGATGTCACGAATCTAAGCTGGTATGGCGATGTACTCAGCGAATGAACGCGCCTGGGGCACTGGGAGTTTGTCTTCCAACAGTCCGCGCACATGCATCTCAATGGCTTCGTGCATGTTGCGCGCGGTCTGATCCCGGGTCTTGCCGGTTGCCACACAACCGGGCAGATCCGGCGAGTATGCCGAGTAGTTACCATCCGCTTTTTCGATTATGACCAAGAAGCGATGCATATCGTGGAACTCCCCAGATCTTCTCCCCCTGTCTGTATCGTACACCCATTTCGGCCGTTCGACTGCCTCAGCCTTCATTGACTGACACAGTCGGGTCACTACTTCACCCCTGCTCTGGGGCAGATGATTTCCACCATTTCTCCCTTGTAAAACACGATCGTATGCTCATCAGGTTCTGAGTCGCCGAGATAAATCTTCTTCTTGTGACTCATCTTCTTGGCCTCCCGAATCGTGTTTTCAAAGAAATCCGACTGATGCCCACAGTCGCACTGATATGAGGAAGGATAAATCTCTTTTGGCACTGATGGCTCCGCCTCTGGTCTGCTCGATCCTCTACGCATTATTTTTCAACCGTTCGACGGTCTCAGCCCTCATTGGCACAGCCGGATGCGCCCCGTACAACCGCAGCGCTACAGCGTTGATTTCGGCTGCCCCACGGCGCCACATTGTCCAGCCTAACGGTTTGCGTTAGCTGCGGTGGGTGGGAGGGTGGATTCACCCTTGAAACGGGAAAAATCCAAAGCCAGACAAATGCCCAAAGAACGCGGCGCGTACCCACCGTTAGCTGCACGCTTTGTTGGGCGGTACTCACTTTGTTGACTTTTCCAGTGCGTGTTCGATATCCTTTACGCGATGGTAGCTGGAGTGACCGTCAAGATCAAAGGGCCATTCCGGTCGGCGCTCCCTGTCACTGAACCATGCTTCAGGTGTATCTTGAAGCGCAGCCAGCGCATCCTCCTGAACTTGCCTGTGCCAAGCCAAAACCTCCTGTGGGGAGCGATCTCGCCAACGCTCGTAGATGAGGTGGTTCCCA comes from the Candidatus Amarolinea dominans genome and includes:
- a CDS encoding type II toxin-antitoxin system HicB family antitoxin, producing the protein MHRFLVIIEKADGNYSAYSPDLPGCVATGKTRDQTARNMHEAIEMHVRGLLEDKLPVPQARSFAEYIAIPA